A genomic segment from Bacillus cereus G9842 encodes:
- a CDS encoding L-lactate MFS transporter yields the protein MKQSSINPLLIVLGTIIVQIGLGTIYTWSLFNQPLVSKFGWNLNSVAITFSITSFSLSFSTLFAAKLQKKLGLRKLIATAGIVLGLGLILSSQVSSLPLLYLLAGVVVGYADGTAYITSLSNLIKWFPNRKGLISGISVSAYGMGSLIFRYINGNLIDNLGVSQAFLYWGIIVLLLVLIGSFFLREAIVSNAVTETLHNDYTPREMMRTKQVYLLFFMLFTSCMGGLYLISMVKDIGVQLVGLSAATAANAVAMIAIFNTVGRIILGTLSDKIGRMKIVSATFIIIGLSVFTLSFIPLNYGIYFACVASVAFCFGGNITIFPAIVGDFFGLKNHSTNYGIVYQGFGFGALAGSFIGAILGGFQPTFIIIGVLSVISFIISILIRPPTAEKTKELKHLHRKVA from the coding sequence ATGAAACAAAGTTCTATAAATCCGTTACTAATTGTTCTAGGTACAATCATTGTTCAAATTGGCCTTGGAACAATTTATACATGGAGTTTATTTAATCAACCCCTTGTAAGTAAGTTTGGATGGAATCTTAATTCAGTAGCGATAACTTTCTCCATAACAAGTTTTTCTTTATCATTCTCAACTTTATTTGCAGCAAAGTTGCAGAAAAAATTAGGACTTCGAAAACTTATTGCTACTGCAGGAATTGTTTTAGGACTCGGCTTAATACTTAGTTCACAAGTTTCTTCTTTACCACTATTATATTTATTAGCTGGTGTCGTTGTTGGTTATGCGGATGGAACAGCTTATATTACATCACTATCTAATTTAATTAAATGGTTTCCAAATCGGAAAGGGCTTATTTCAGGTATATCTGTATCAGCGTATGGAATGGGCAGCTTAATCTTTAGATATATAAACGGAAATCTTATCGATAACCTTGGTGTATCACAAGCATTCTTATATTGGGGTATTATCGTGTTACTTTTAGTGTTAATCGGATCGTTCTTCTTACGTGAGGCAATTGTAAGTAATGCTGTAACTGAAACATTACACAATGACTATACTCCGCGTGAAATGATGCGAACGAAACAAGTATATCTGCTATTTTTTATGTTATTCACCTCGTGTATGGGTGGTTTGTATTTAATCAGTATGGTAAAAGATATCGGCGTACAACTCGTTGGACTTAGCGCAGCAACTGCTGCAAACGCCGTTGCTATGATTGCAATCTTTAATACAGTAGGTAGAATCATTCTTGGGACGTTATCAGATAAAATCGGCCGAATGAAAATTGTCTCTGCTACGTTTATTATTATAGGATTGTCAGTCTTTACTTTAAGTTTTATCCCGCTAAATTACGGAATCTATTTTGCTTGTGTAGCAAGTGTCGCCTTTTGCTTCGGTGGTAATATAACTATATTCCCAGCTATTGTCGGAGATTTCTTTGGATTAAAAAACCATAGTACAAATTACGGCATTGTCTACCAAGGTTTCGGATTTGGTGCGCTTGCAGGATCATTTATTGGAGCGATACTCGGGGGATTTCAACCAACTTTCATTATAATCGGTGTTTTAAGTGTTATTTCCTTCATTATTTCAATATTAATCCGTCCACCAACTGCAGAGAAGACAAAGGAACTAAAACATCTACATCGGAAAGTTGCTTAA
- a CDS encoding NUDIX domain-containing protein, giving the protein MKSKFHHIVRAVMIKDEKLLVAEYIGHHYFLPGGHVEIGESAENALIRELREELGVNCSIQQFLGVIENQWQDKEVLHHEINHIFEVESQDLHTDLPPKSSESHLAFQWIDCNKEALNHYEIMPMPLVKELLERKLSDELLNCWISNF; this is encoded by the coding sequence TTGAAAAGTAAATTTCATCATATTGTACGAGCAGTCATGATAAAAGATGAAAAATTATTAGTTGCTGAATATATTGGCCATCATTATTTTTTACCTGGTGGCCATGTTGAAATTGGAGAATCAGCAGAGAATGCATTAATAAGAGAGTTAAGAGAAGAACTTGGAGTAAACTGTAGTATACAACAATTTTTAGGAGTCATAGAAAATCAATGGCAAGATAAAGAAGTGCTTCATCATGAAATTAACCACATTTTTGAAGTAGAGTCACAAGATTTACATACGGACTTACCACCGAAATCTAGCGAGTCTCATTTAGCATTTCAATGGATAGATTGTAATAAAGAAGCCTTAAATCATTATGAAATCATGCCAATGCCTTTAGTGAAGGAATTACTAGAAAGAAAGTTAAGTGATGAACTACTAAATTGTTGGATTAGTAATTTTTAA
- a CDS encoding serine hydrolase domain-containing protein — protein sequence MYTYEKLISWVENIKEKNQSSAAALCIIKDNKIVLEHYSGYHSNTSTSKKVTAPSQFNVASARKSYLGLIIAYALYEGKINSIDDEAIKYFKDFDPVLLGKTTIRHLVTHSHGLEETNDGTIFREFEPGQSWAYRDINVRMMTRLIYQLYNKSFPELLKERVFKPAKFQETGWRIQQDENLVEIINNPNEDPISGIGTVNDGTEKNLFVSAREFAQWGNLHLNQGMIHDKQIVPKEVIKIATSLQSPTFINKELPQNGVFWFIQNEPAQLSELGERIPKGSYQILGITGPTILVIPEYNVVVAKMYNKRYNYGGDNYLYYLHEFSNLVADTFSNRIRA from the coding sequence TTGTATACATACGAAAAGTTGATTTCTTGGGTAGAAAATATAAAAGAAAAAAATCAAAGTTCTGCTGCAGCACTTTGTATTATAAAAGATAATAAAATCGTGCTAGAGCATTATAGTGGTTATCACTCAAATACATCTACAAGCAAGAAAGTAACAGCACCTTCACAATTTAACGTTGCTTCTGCTAGAAAAAGTTATTTAGGATTAATAATAGCGTATGCGCTTTATGAGGGGAAAATAAACTCTATTGATGATGAAGCGATAAAATATTTTAAAGACTTTGATCCTGTATTGCTTGGTAAAACGACGATAAGACATTTAGTAACACATTCGCACGGATTAGAAGAAACGAATGACGGGACAATTTTTCGTGAATTTGAACCGGGACAATCATGGGCGTATAGAGATATTAATGTAAGAATGATGACACGTCTTATTTATCAGCTATATAACAAAAGTTTTCCTGAATTGTTAAAAGAGCGTGTTTTTAAACCTGCTAAATTTCAAGAAACAGGATGGAGAATACAGCAAGATGAAAATTTGGTTGAAATTATTAATAATCCAAATGAAGACCCGATAAGTGGAATTGGTACAGTAAATGATGGTACTGAAAAAAATCTATTTGTCTCAGCTAGAGAATTTGCGCAGTGGGGCAATCTTCATCTAAATCAAGGCATGATACATGATAAACAAATCGTTCCAAAAGAAGTTATAAAAATTGCTACGAGTTTGCAGAGTCCAACATTTATAAACAAAGAGCTACCACAAAATGGGGTGTTTTGGTTCATCCAAAATGAGCCTGCACAATTAAGCGAACTTGGTGAACGTATTCCAAAAGGGTCGTATCAAATATTAGGGATTACTGGGCCGACTATTTTAGTAATACCTGAATATAATGTAGTTGTTGCAAAAATGTATAATAAAAGATATAACTACGGCGGTGATAATTACTTATATTATTTACATGAATTTAGTAATTTAGTCGCTGATACATTTAGTAACCGTATTAGGGCATAA
- a CDS encoding heterocycloanthracin/sonorensin family bacteriocin → MNQFQHELQTLNLNDYQTGNVVYWDQQQSQYPYYYIQDDARRCGGCGGCGGRCGGCGGGRCGGCGGRCVGCAGCFGCFNCWNWWVI, encoded by the coding sequence ATGAATCAGTTTCAACATGAACTACAAACATTAAATCTTAATGATTATCAAACTGGTAATGTTGTGTATTGGGATCAACAACAAAGTCAATATCCATACTACTACATTCAAGACGATGCACGTCGTTGCGGAGGATGCGGAGGTTGTGGTGGACGCTGTGGCGGTTGTGGCGGCGGTAGATGTGGTGGCTGTGGTGGACGTTGCGTAGGTTGCGCTGGTTGTTTTGGTTGCTTTAATTGCTGGAACTGGTGGGTTATTTAA
- a CDS encoding GNAT family N-acetyltransferase: MNVQLKVVTRENWEEALKLQVKENQLKFVPSVAVSLAKVYIKPDGDNVEYIPFAIYVGDLMVGFVMHAVVRKTSDMYWINGFIIDQKQQGNGYGKAALQESINIIKNTFKSCKEIRLTVHKDNISAKKLYERYSFKSLEQEYDGEQVYRLFV; the protein is encoded by the coding sequence TTGAATGTCCAGTTAAAGGTTGTTACGAGAGAAAATTGGGAAGAAGCATTAAAGCTACAAGTTAAAGAAAATCAGTTGAAATTTGTTCCATCCGTAGCAGTTTCGCTTGCTAAAGTATATATAAAACCAGATGGTGACAATGTAGAGTACATACCATTCGCTATATACGTTGGTGACCTTATGGTTGGTTTTGTAATGCATGCAGTTGTAAGAAAGACATCAGATATGTATTGGATTAACGGATTTATTATTGATCAAAAGCAGCAAGGTAATGGATATGGAAAAGCAGCATTACAAGAAAGTATTAATATAATAAAAAATACTTTTAAATCGTGTAAAGAAATTAGATTAACCGTACATAAAGATAATATCTCTGCAAAGAAACTATATGAACGATACAGTTTCAAATCATTAGAACAGGAGTATGATGGCGAGCAAGTATATCGTTTATTTGTTTAA
- the cutA gene encoding divalent cation tolerance protein CutA: protein MQFTEVKIEVFIPEEYIETLRDELNKIGACKTGEYDHCLSYSSVKGYWRPLDEASPFNGEIGRICEGQECKVEIKCKRELVKDALEVINDIHPYETPMIYIIPILNDYFEQLYIE, encoded by the coding sequence ATGCAATTTACTGAAGTGAAAATTGAAGTGTTCATTCCTGAAGAATATATTGAAACATTAAGGGATGAATTAAATAAAATTGGAGCATGTAAAACGGGCGAATATGACCATTGTCTTTCCTATAGTTCAGTGAAAGGATATTGGAGACCGTTAGACGAGGCATCTCCTTTTAATGGAGAAATTGGTCGAATATGCGAAGGGCAAGAATGTAAAGTTGAAATAAAGTGTAAACGAGAACTTGTAAAAGATGCTCTTGAAGTTATTAATGATATTCATCCGTATGAAACACCTATGATTTATATTATACCAATACTAAATGACTATTTTGAGCAACTATACATTGAATAA